CGGCCGCCGGCGGGGGCCGCGCCCAGGGCGCGCGGTATCTCATCATCGCGAACCCGTCGTTCGTCTCGCAGATCCAGCCGCTCGCGGACTGGAAGCACCGGAAGGGCGTGAAGACATCGGTCGTGACGCTCAACGAGACCGGCTCGTCGGCCGCCGACATCAAGGCCTACATTCAGAACGCGTACGACACGTGGGAGATCCCGCCCGAGTACGTGCTGCTCGTGGGCGACACCGAGGTCGTGCCGGCCTACTACAGCGAGACGTGGACGGACGACTACTACGCGACCCTCGAGGGCGCCGACTACTTCGTGGACGTGATGGTCGGCCGGCTCTCCGCCGACACCCAGTCGCAGTGCGCGACGCTCGTCGCGAAGGTGCTGAGCTACGAGCGGAACCCCGTGCAGGGGAACCCTCAGTGGCCCGCGAGCGCGCTTCTCACCGTCGCCGACGACTTCGATGGCGGAGATGCGATCTACTACAGGAACACGTGGTTCATCTACGACCTCATGGAGCCCGCCGGGTTCGCGCCGATCGACACGCTGTTCAAGCGCAACTACGTCACGCAGTCGCAGGTGTATCAGTCCATGAACGCCGGCCGCGGGTTCATCAACTACCGCGGCGTCGCAGGAACAGACTGGATGCCGCCCTTCAACATCAACCCCTCGAGCCTCACCAACACGCACAGGCTCTCGGTCGTCATCTCGGCGACCTGCGGGACCGGCACGTACCAGGACGACGGGTTCCTCTGCGAGACGATCACCCGCGCCGGGTCGGCGGCCAACCCCATCGGCGCCGCGGCGTTCCTCAGCACGAACACGTCCATCGAGAGCAGCCAGACGCTGTCGCGCAGACGCGGAGCGGCGGACCAGGGCTTCTTCGCGCAGGCGTTCGGGCCTGACGGGGGCGTCATCGGAGCGGCGACGGTCGCGGCGAAGACGGCCATCTACAACTTCGACCAGATGCGGCAGGAGTACGAGGGGTGGAACCTCCTCGGCGACCCCGACATGATGCTGTGGACGGGGCAGCCGGGCACCCTCCAGGCGTTCCACGGCTCCTACTACCACGCGAGTCAGGACAGCTTCGTCGTGACCGTCTTCGCGGCCGGCCAGCCGCTTCAGGGCGCGCTCGTCGCGTGCGTGAAGGGCAGCGACGTCCACGAGTGGGACTACTCGGACGCGGACGGGCGCGTCGTCCTCGCGCCGGATCCGTCGAGCGCGGGCACGATGGCGGTGACCGTCACGGCGCGGAACCGCTACCCGTACGAGGGCGAGGTCACCGTCCTGGACAGCGGGCCGTTCGTCGTGTGCACGGAGGTCGAGGTGGACGACGCCGTGGGCGGGAACGGCGACGGGTTGTTGAGCCCGGGCGAGTCGGCCGCCCTTCTTCTTCGCCTGACGAACGTCGGCGACGGGGACGCCGTGAACGTGACGGGGACGGTGCGCACACCGGACCAGCACGCCTCGATCCCGGACAGCGTCGCGTCGTTCGGCACGATCCCGCCGGGCGGCCACGCGTGGTGCGTGACACCGTACGCCATCGTCGCCGACGCCGAGTGCATCGTCGGCCACCGCGTGCACCTCGCCATGGACGTCACGTTCGGCGCGTTGACCATCGGGATCACGCCGCCTTCGGTCCCGCTCGCGACCGCCGACATGAGCCTGGCCGCGCTCGTCCTCGACGACGGTCCGCCCGGCGGCGACGGCGCGGGCGACCTCACACACGGCGAGACCGTCGCCATCGAGGTCACGCTCGAGAACGTCGGTCCCCTGGATGCCGGGGATGTCGTCGCCGAGCTCGAGTGCCTGAGCCCGCACGTCGCCGTGACCGCCGGGACCGCGCACCTCGGACTCGTGCGGTCGGGCAACGGCGCGACGAATGCGCCGACGCCGTTCCTGTTGTCCGTCTCGCCGCCGGCTCCGAACGGACACGTCGCGGAGTTCCGGCTGCACCTCTCGGGCGTGGGCCACTCCTACCTCTACGAGGAGACCATCGCGTTCGCGCTCTCGGTCGCCGGCCTGACCACGACCCTGCCGTCGGGGCCGGACGCGTACGGGTACTACGCGTACGACTCGTCGGACACGGGGTACGCGTGCGCTCCGGCCTTCGAGTGGTACGACATCGCTCCGCCCGGGCCGGGCAGCCTCATCGCGCAGATCACGAACAACGATGACAGGATCACGACGATCTCGCTTCCCTTCGCAGTGAAGTACTACGGCACCTCGCACACGCAGGCGTCGGTCTGCTCGAACGGCTTCGTCGCGATGGGCGTCGAGGACTATCGCATGGGCACCAACTCACCCGTCGGCAGTCCGGACGGGCCGGACCGGATGATCGCGCCGTTCTGGGATGACCTGAACCCTGCCGCGGCGGGAGACATCTATCGCTGGATGGACACGGAGAACCACAGGTTCATCATCCAGTTCGACGGGGTGCCCATCTACGGCACGAGCAGCTTCCAGACCTTCCAGGTCGTCTTCCGCCACCCCGCGTACTACCCGACGCCGACCGGCGACACGGAGATCCTCTTCCTCTACGAGACCGTGATGAACCCGACCGGGTGCACCGTCGGCATCGAGAACCCGGAGCAGACCGACGGCATCGGCTACCTCCATAACGGCGCGCATGACGTGAACGCGGCGCCGCTCGCCGACGGGCTCGCCGTGCTCTTCACGACCGTCGCGGCGGAGGACCCCGCGCGCCCCTGGCTCACGCTCGACGCCGTCGCGCTCGACGACGCGGCCGGGAACGGCAACGGCGTCGCGGAGCCCGGCGAGATCGTCTCGCTCGCGCTCACTCTCGCGAACCACGGAGTGATCGGCGCCACGGGCATCGGCGCGCTCCTCACGGCCGAGGAGGGCGTCGCGGCCGTCATTGACGGCGCGGGCGTCTTCCCGGACGTCCCGCCCGGCGGCAGCGCGTCCAACGCCGCCGACCCGTTCGTCATCCAGATCGTCGCCGCCCCCGCCGACACGGTCCTCACGCTCTGGGCGCACGTCGAGGCCAACGACGGGGCGTACTCCGTCCCCGTGCGCTGCGACGTTCGCATCGCCGGCTCGGGCACGGGCGTCCCCGAGTCGCCCATCGTCTTCGCGGTCCATCACGCAACGCCCAATCCGTTCACTGGCGCGACGAGCCTCGCCCTCGCGCTGCCCGACCCGGCGCAGGTCGCGATGTCGGTCTACGACGTCGCGGGAAGACTCGTCAGGCGGGTGGACCACGGCGTGCTCGCCGCCGGCAGGCACGCGCTCCTGTGGGACGGGCACGATGCGGGCGGCCGCCCGGTCGCAAGCGGCGTGTACTTCTTCAGGGTCGCCGCAGGCGAGCGCGTCGTGGACCGGAAGGCTGTGTTGCTGCGGTAGTCTCAAGCCCCACAATAGGTTCGCTCATCCTCGCGTGCGCCGCAAGCGTGCCCCTCGATCATCACAGATGGAGCATCCACTTCACCCGCAGCCCCGCGGCGCACGCCGCCTTGCTGTCCTGGGAGGCCACTCCGGTGTCGTCCTGCCGACGGTCATGATCCTCATGTGCGTGATCCTGATCCTCGCGCTCGGCGTCTTCCAGTTCGCGTCCCTTGACGCCAGTCTCGCCACGCACCATCTCAGCCGGTCCCAGGCGTTCTACATTGCCGAGGGCGGCCTGGACAGGTGCCAGACATGGCTTGAAGCGCAGATCGATCCTCCGGCCGGCGCCGACACGCTGTACCCGTCCGGCTTCGCACCCTACCAGTTTGCAGACGGAGCCGTGCTCCAGTGGATCGTCCCGGACGCGGCGGCGCCCGGCACCTACACGGTCGTCTCCGAGGCCACCGTGGGCACCCACACGCGGCGCCTTGCGGTGGATGTGACGGCAGGCCTCTTCAGCGACTTCCTGTACTTCACCAACACCGAGCACATGCCCGGAGGGGGCAATCCGCTCTGGTTCTGCACGGGCGATGTCGTCGACGGCCCGCTCTTCACGAACGATCAGATCAGCATCTGCGGCGACCCCCGCTTCCTGCACGGCGTCGCGAGCGCCTACGGCGGCCCGGGCGACAGGAACCGGAACCACAACGCCGCGTTCTACTACAGCAACGGCACGGGGCAGGGGAACAACGGCATCGAGTCCACGGCTGAGAGCAACCCCCCGCACGACAACCCGTACTTCGGCGACGGGTACGTGCTTGGGGCGAACTGGGTCATCTACCCCCGGCTGCCGTCGGTGTTCGACTTCCGAGCGCTCGCGAGGAGCGGGGGCATTGACCTCGCCGGCAGCTACGAGGTGGTCTTCGCGAGGCCGCATCCTGTGACGGGCCAGCCGATGCACGGCCACGTGAGCTATCGGAAGTCCGGCCGGCCGTGGAGCGACGTCAGCATCGCCTCGACCAACGGCATCATGTTCGTCAACGGCGGCGTATCGGTGCAAGGCGTGCTCGACGGCCGGTTCACCATCGTCACGAACGGCGCCATCACGATCACCGACGACGTCCGCTACCGCGCGAGCGACGCGAACGGCCCGCTGGACGGCTGCGACGACATGCTCGGGCTGCTCTCGGGCGGCGACATCGTCATCGCCAACAACGCGGCGAACCAGGACAACTGCGTCGTCCACGCCGCCATGATGGCTCTCTGCAACTCCCTCTACGCAGGCAACTGGAACACGGGGAGCCCCCGGGGCAGCCTCACGGTGTGGGGGAGCATCGTGCAGAGCTTCCGCGGGTCGGTGGGGACGGCGACCCTGTCGAACGGGCAGGTCGTGGTGCTCACGGGCTACGCAAAGGACTACCACTACGACTGGCGTCTCCAGGAGGAGTACCCGCCCGGGTTCTACCGCTTCCTCAAGACGGGGATGTTCCGGCGCACCGGCTGGCTGGAGATCCCGCAGGCCGAGCTCGGGTACGCGCCGACCAGGAACGCGGGGTAGCCGGCGCGGCTGGGGCACGCGTCCGACGGCGGCGCCTCCCGCGGCCCCCTACTCCACCATCACCATCCGCTTCGCGACCGTCCTGCCGTCCGTCTCCAGACGGTAGAAGTACACGCCGCTCGAGACGGGCGCGCCGGCGTCGTCCCTGCCGTCCCACGCCACGGTCCACCGGCCCGCCGGCTGCCGGCCGTCCACGAGGACCCGCACCAGCCTCCCGCCGACGCTATAGACCCTGAGCAGCACGGCGCTCTCCACCGGGAGCCCGTACTCGATCCCGGTGCCGCCGCGGAACGGGTTCGGGAGGTTCTGTGAGAGCGACGCGCGCGTCGGGAGCCCGTCGCCCGGCACGCCGGTCGCGGGCACGATGTCGTCGTCGCTCCGCGGCTGGATCCTGCGGAGGTCATCGAGCGAGCCCACGATCCCCGTCACGTGGAGTTCGTCGTCGAGCACCGGCGTGTACGCGTACCCGGCCCATCTCCCCACGTGGCAGATCCCGTTCGACGCCACCAGCCAGTCGTCCGGGTTGTCGCCCACGACCGTGACGTTCTCCACCCTGACGAGCACGCCCTCGTAGGCCTCGCTCGATCCGACCTCGCCCGGGTCGAGCACGGTGGGCGGCGGAAGCGGGTTGCCGCCGCTCGTGACCGCGATCGTGCTGACGAGATCGATCTCCGTGAGCGCGCCCGTCTCGACGACCGTGCCGGTCACGGTGACCGCATCGCCGAGCACGACCACGCCCGGGTCGCGCACGAAGACCCCGTTCCACGGCCCCTCACCGTCCTGGATCGCAATGCGGTCGGGGTAGGTGTCGCTGCCCGCGGTCGCGATGCCGCTCACCGTCACCACCTGCCCGGTCAGCGGCGACGGGCCGGTCGGATCGTCCGTGTACTGAACCTCGGCGATCGTCGCCTCCATGGGCGGCTGACTCACGAAGTACACGGTGACGCCGCCCTCCGCGACCCCATTCCCCCAGAACCAGCCGTTCACGTACACGGCGTGGCCCGGCTGGAACGACACGCCCTCGGCCGCCTGCACGATCAGCGAGCAGGGCTGGCATTGCCCGGGGGGGAGGTCGAACGGGGGCTCCGGCTCGAGCCACGCGCTCGCGCCCGCCGGCAGGTCCTTCGTGCAGATGCAGGCGGCCGCCGTGCGGAACGGGAACGGCACGGTCGGCTCGACGCACATGGTGACCGGGAACGCGTACCGCTGGCCCGATCGCGACGCGGTGACGGCGCTGGGTGCGGGCTGGACGTCGATGTTCTCCTGGGCCGTGTTGTTCGCGGGGTTGGTGTCGGGCGGGTAGGCCGCCGTCACGCGGAAGCACTTGTGGCCGTCCATGCCGGGAGGCGGCGTGTAGGGGATCGTCGCGACCACGCTCCCGTCCCACGGGACGCTCACCGTCGTGCTCGCGATCGGCAGCCACGGGGAGCCCCATCCGAAGTTCATCACGTCGAACGAGACGACGACGCCGGCCGCGGGACCGCCCTTGGCGAAGATCCTCGCGTTCAGCGTGTTGGGATCCCCCACCCTCACGGGATAGTGCCCGGCCCAGATGCTCTGACTGCTCCACGTCCCAGGCACCCACGACTTGACCGACACGTCCACGGGCAGGACCGCGTTCACCGTGTTCGCCGCGG
The Candidatus Effluviviaceae Genus I sp. DNA segment above includes these coding regions:
- a CDS encoding S8 family serine peptidase, coding for MRPTRPLLVATLALVVAGLALPENAHAYLYDSFGAGPGWPNRVDDRIDAMNPTDLVDIIVDFCSTPTSADSTFLAGYGTVFGVFRFIDAIAVRGVVVSDCYNIVAYPRVKLIEWDQPLQLHLDVSACAIQARSSPTYPYPSQAVWDLNPSVGYMGNGVTVAIIDSGVDDGHPALAGKFVAGYDGFTGQGGPGVNPDDDIPNWFHGTAVAGIILGNDPTQQYMGVAPGAGLVDVKIFDPQGNSAPSIMVAAVQWVMQNASTYGIKVANMSFGGFNDDGTDNVARAADALAASGVVVVASAGNYPATWGVSSPGSGDAVICVGGVDDGGTVLRGDDVYDVVAKYGPRNAPPPSYVTGFNDLKPEVAAYMRNITTCRGSDPGQGGTGFWQHPGTGTSWATAHVSGVVALLLEKYPGLTPTQVDDMLRLNAEPRGAPTYPFLDPVWNHQYGWGIVSAANTVNAVLPVDVSVKSWVPGTWSSQSIWAGHYPVRVGDPNTLNARIFAKGGPAAGVVVSFDVMNFGWGSPWLPIASTTVSVPWDGSVVATIPYTPPPGMDGHKCFRVTAAYPPDTNPANNTAQENIDVQPAPSAVTASRSGQRYAFPVTMCVEPTVPFPFRTAAACICTKDLPAGASAWLEPEPPFDLPPGQCQPCSLIVQAAEGVSFQPGHAVYVNGWFWGNGVAEGGVTVYFVSQPPMEATIAEVQYTDDPTGPSPLTGQVVTVSGIATAGSDTYPDRIAIQDGEGPWNGVFVRDPGVVVLGDAVTVTGTVVETGALTEIDLVSTIAVTSGGNPLPPPTVLDPGEVGSSEAYEGVLVRVENVTVVGDNPDDWLVASNGICHVGRWAGYAYTPVLDDELHVTGIVGSLDDLRRIQPRSDDDIVPATGVPGDGLPTRASLSQNLPNPFRGGTGIEYGLPVESAVLLRVYSVGGRLVRVLVDGRQPAGRWTVAWDGRDDAGAPVSSGVYFYRLETDGRTVAKRMVMVE